Proteins encoded within one genomic window of Thunnus maccoyii chromosome 22, fThuMac1.1, whole genome shotgun sequence:
- the kcnip4a gene encoding Kv channel-interacting protein 4 isoform X6: MRLCPCSTAKKPSSSNQNSVEDELELSAVRHRPEGLEQLEAQTRFSRKELQILYRGFKNECPSGVVNEETFKDIYSQFFPQGDASTYAHFLFNAFDTDHNGSVSFEDFVMGLSILLRGTIQEKLNWAFNLYDINKDGYITKEEMLDIMKAIYDMMGKCTYPVLKEETPRQHVEVFFQKMDKNKDGVVTIDEFIDCCQNDENIMRSMHLFENVL; encoded by the exons ATGAGGCTCTGTCCATGCTCCACAGCCAAAAAGCCTTCCTCCAGTAATCAAA aCAGCGTCGAAGATGAGCTGGAACTATCTGCAGTCCGCCATCGCCCCGAGGGTTTGGAGCAGCTTGAAGCCCAGACACGTTTTTCCCGCAAGGAGCTACAGATCCTTTACCGCGGCTTCAAGAAT GAATGTCCCAGTGGAGTCGTCAACGAAGAAACTTTTAAAGACATCTACTCACAGTTCTTCCCACAAGGAG ATGCTTCAACATATGCACATTTTCTGTTCAACGCATTTGACACAGATCACAATGGCTCTGTGAGTTTTGAG GATTTTGTTATGGGTCTCTCTATCCTCCTGCGAGGCACCATCCAGGAAAAACTCAACTGGGCTTTCAACCTTTATGATATCAATAAAGATGGATATATCACTAAAGAG GAAATGCTAGACATCATGAAGGCCATCTACGACATGATGGGAAAATGCACATACCCCGTCCTCAAAGAGGAGACACCTCGTCAGCATGTAGAAGTATTCTTTCAG aaAATGGATAAGAATAAAGATGGAGTGGTAACCATAGACGAGTTTATCGACTGCTGCCAAAAT GATGAAAATATCATGCGATCAATGCACCTCtttgaaaatgttctttaa
- the kcnip4a gene encoding Kv channel-interacting protein 4 isoform X4, giving the protein MDAKRVETISARVDAAVSSADSVEDELELSAVRHRPEGLEQLEAQTRFSRKELQILYRGFKNECPSGVVNEETFKDIYSQFFPQGDASTYAHFLFNAFDTDHNGSVSFEDFVMGLSILLRGTIQEKLNWAFNLYDINKDGYITKEEMLDIMKAIYDMMGKCTYPVLKEETPRQHVEVFFQKMDKNKDGVVTIDEFIDCCQNDENIMRSMHLFENVL; this is encoded by the exons aCAGCGTCGAAGATGAGCTGGAACTATCTGCAGTCCGCCATCGCCCCGAGGGTTTGGAGCAGCTTGAAGCCCAGACACGTTTTTCCCGCAAGGAGCTACAGATCCTTTACCGCGGCTTCAAGAAT GAATGTCCCAGTGGAGTCGTCAACGAAGAAACTTTTAAAGACATCTACTCACAGTTCTTCCCACAAGGAG ATGCTTCAACATATGCACATTTTCTGTTCAACGCATTTGACACAGATCACAATGGCTCTGTGAGTTTTGAG GATTTTGTTATGGGTCTCTCTATCCTCCTGCGAGGCACCATCCAGGAAAAACTCAACTGGGCTTTCAACCTTTATGATATCAATAAAGATGGATATATCACTAAAGAG GAAATGCTAGACATCATGAAGGCCATCTACGACATGATGGGAAAATGCACATACCCCGTCCTCAAAGAGGAGACACCTCGTCAGCATGTAGAAGTATTCTTTCAG aaAATGGATAAGAATAAAGATGGAGTGGTAACCATAGACGAGTTTATCGACTGCTGCCAAAAT GATGAAAATATCATGCGATCAATGCACCTCtttgaaaatgttctttaa
- the kcnip4a gene encoding Kv channel-interacting protein 4 isoform X5 codes for MGALMVIFSLQPKQRRKTTDSVEDELELSAVRHRPEGLEQLEAQTRFSRKELQILYRGFKNECPSGVVNEETFKDIYSQFFPQGDASTYAHFLFNAFDTDHNGSVSFEDFVMGLSILLRGTIQEKLNWAFNLYDINKDGYITKEEMLDIMKAIYDMMGKCTYPVLKEETPRQHVEVFFQKMDKNKDGVVTIDEFIDCCQNDENIMRSMHLFENVL; via the exons aCAGCGTCGAAGATGAGCTGGAACTATCTGCAGTCCGCCATCGCCCCGAGGGTTTGGAGCAGCTTGAAGCCCAGACACGTTTTTCCCGCAAGGAGCTACAGATCCTTTACCGCGGCTTCAAGAAT GAATGTCCCAGTGGAGTCGTCAACGAAGAAACTTTTAAAGACATCTACTCACAGTTCTTCCCACAAGGAG ATGCTTCAACATATGCACATTTTCTGTTCAACGCATTTGACACAGATCACAATGGCTCTGTGAGTTTTGAG GATTTTGTTATGGGTCTCTCTATCCTCCTGCGAGGCACCATCCAGGAAAAACTCAACTGGGCTTTCAACCTTTATGATATCAATAAAGATGGATATATCACTAAAGAG GAAATGCTAGACATCATGAAGGCCATCTACGACATGATGGGAAAATGCACATACCCCGTCCTCAAAGAGGAGACACCTCGTCAGCATGTAGAAGTATTCTTTCAG aaAATGGATAAGAATAAAGATGGAGTGGTAACCATAGACGAGTTTATCGACTGCTGCCAAAAT GATGAAAATATCATGCGATCAATGCACCTCtttgaaaatgttctttaa
- the sec24d gene encoding protein transport protein Sec24D isoform X2 yields the protein MSQQGYVAAPPYSQAQPRMGGYQGGFGPGPAQPYGHYGGSPQAFNAPPTGMMKPPVSSAAGMPPPPVSSHYNPNVQQNGAHPQRYPAPPTGSAAYGQPPQSAYNSMASQAPPPGQQLANQMSAMNLNNYAQGPMQSPPPTPNSVAQQPFQMAPPPAMGQPQTPPGPQSPQMPPQMSQPQSPLTNMPIAGPQIGGPPMAGAQMGGPPMAGAQIGGPPMAGAQMGGPPMAGMGRPFPGPPPPGAGGFQQPGPGAAGPLGYPQQAGPFGGMAGPQPGMPGGFPGAPAQLAGPPQKKLDPDSIPSTTQVIEDDQAKQGGQVFNTNIRGQVPPLVTTDFTVQDQGNASPRFMRCTSYSLPCTIDLAKQCQVPLATIIKPFASLPKNETPLYVVNHGETGPIRCNRCKAYMCPSMQFIDGGRRYQCGFCNCVNEVPVFYFQHLDHMGRRVDFYERPELSLGSYEFVATLDYCKNNKPPNPPAYIFMIDVSYNNIKSGLVKLICDELKTLLDKLPSEEGAESSAIKVGFVTYNKVLHFYNVKSALAQPQMMVVSDTAEMFVPLLDGFLVNYQDSKAVIYNLLDQIPDMFAETNESETVFVPVIQAGVEAFKAAECSGKLFIFHSSMPTAEAPGKLKNRDDKKLVNTEKEKTLFQPQKGVYEQLSKDCVAQGCCVDLFLFPSQYVDLTTMADVPSHTGGSVYKYNNFQVETDGEHFLRDLRKDVQKSIGFDAIMRVRTSTGFRATDFFGAIHMNNTTDIEMAAVDCDKAVTVEFKHDDTLSEETGAHIQCALLYTTISGQRRLRIHNLSLNCTSQLSELYKSCETDSLINFFAKSAYRAILNQPLKNVKEILVNQTAHMLACYRKNCASPSAASQLILPDAMKVFPVYMNSLMKTAPLVGSTELSTDDRAHQRLSVMAMGVEESQLLLYPRLIPLHNIDVNSEALPAPVRCSEERLADSGMFLLENGHSMFLWLGQASPPDHIQGIFNLPSLAHLQGHMCALPELDNPLSNKVRSIISGLLEKRPNSMKLQIVRQKDKPEMLFRQFLVEDKGLHGGASYMDFLCYVHREIRQLLT from the exons GTATGATGAAACCACCggtttcctctgctgctggcATGCCTCCACCTCCAGTTTCCAGTCATTACAATCCAAATGTCCAGCAGAATGGTGCTCATCCACAAAG ATACCCTGCTCCACCAACTGGATCTGCTGCTTATGGACAACCTCCACAGTCGGCATACAACAGCATGGCCTCCCAGGCTCCGCCTCCAGGGCAGCAGCTTGCTAATCAGATGAGTGCTATGAACTTGAACAACTAcg CCCAGGGACCCATGCAGAGCCCTCCTCCTACACCAAACTCTGTAGCCCAGCAGCCTTTCCAAATGGCCCCTCCTCCAGCAATGGGCCAGCCGCAGACACCTCCAGGCCCGCAGTCACCCCAAATGCCACCTCAGATGTCTCAACCACAGTCACCCCTGACAAACATGCCAATAGCAGGCCCACAGATTGGAGGACCACCAATGGCAGGCGCACAGATGGGAGGACCACCAATGGCAGGCGCACAGATAGGAGGACCACCAATGGCAG GCGCACAGATGGGAGGACCACCAATGGCAGGCATGGGTAGACCCTTCCCTGGGCCACCTCCTCCAGGTGCTGGAGGTTTCCAGCAGCCTGGTCCTGGAGCTGCTGGTCCACTTGGATACCCACAGCAAGCAG GTCCGTTTGGGGGCATGGCTGGGCCTCAGCCAGGCATGCCTGGGGGCTTCCCTGGAGCACCAGCCCAACTGGCTGGCCCACCTCAGAAGAAACTGGACCCTGACTCTATCCCCAGCACA ACCCAAGTCATTGAGGATGACCAAGCTAAACAAGGAGGACAAGTcttcaacacaaacatcagaGGTCAAGTTCCACCTCTGGTCACCACCGACTTCACGGTACAGGACCAAG GCAATGCCAGTCCCAGGTTTATGCGTTGCACCTCCTACTCCTTACCCTGCACCATCGATCTGGCCAAACAGTGCCAAGTGCCCCTGGCTACCATCATTAAACCCTTTGCCAGTTTGCCAAAGAATGAG ACTCCTCTGTATGTTGTGAACCATGGTGAGACAGGCCCCATCCGCTGCAATCGATGCAAGGCCTACATGTGTCCCTCCATGCAGTTTATTGATGGCGGTCGTCGCTACCAGTGTGGTTTCTGCAACTGTGTAAATGAAG TGCCAGTCTTCTATTTCCAACATCTTGATCACATGGGCCGGAGGGTGGACTTCTATGAGAGACCTGAGTTGTCTCTGGGATCCTATGAGTTTGTAGCCACCCTGGACTATTGCAAG AACAACAAGCCTCCAAATCCTCCCGCCTACATCTTCATGATTGACGTGTCCTATAACAACATTAAAAGTGGACTGGTCAAACTGATATGTGACGAGCTGAAGACTCTGCTGGACAAGCTGCCCAG CGAGGAAGGTGCGGAGAGCTCGGCGATAAAGGTCGGCTTTGTCACCTACAACAAGGTCCTCCATTTCTACAATGTGAAGAGCGCCCTGGCCCAGCCCCAGATGATGGTGGTGTCAGACACAGCCGAGATGTTCGTCCCGCTGCTCGACGGCTTCCTCGTCAACTACCAGGACTCCAAAGCTGTTATCTACAA TCTCCTGGACCAGATCCCTGACATGTTTGCAGAAACCAACGAGAGCGAAACGGTCTTTGTCCCCGTCATCCAGGCCGGCGTGGAGGCATTCAAG GCAGCAGAATGTAGTGGAAAGCTCTTCATCTTCCACTCCTCCATGCCCACTGCTGAGGCTCCTGGCAAACTGAAGAACAGGGATGACAAAAAACTGGTCAAcactgagaaagagaaa ACTCTGTTCCAGCCTCAGAAAGGAGTGTATGAGCAGCTGTCTAAGGACTGTGTGGCACAAGGCTGCTGTGTGGATCTCTTCCTTTTTCCCAGCCAGTATGTGGACTTGACAACCATGGCTGATGTGCCCTCACACACCGGAGGCTCTGTCTACAAGTACAATAACTTCCAG gtggagacagatggagagcATTTCCTGAGAGACCTGAGGAAAGATGTGCAGAAGAGCATCGGATTTGATGCCATCATGCGTGTTCGTACCAGTACAG GCTTCAGAGCTACGGACTTCTTCGGTGCCATCCACATGAACAACACCACAGATATAGAGATGGCGGCTGTGGATTGCGACAAGGCCGTGACTGTCGAGTTCAAGCACGATGACACACTCAGTGAAGAGACCGGAGCACACATACAG TGTGCCTTATTGTACACCACCATCAGCGGGCAGCGACGCCTCCGCATCCACAACCTCAGTCTGAACTGCACCTCGCAGCTGTCGGAGCTGTACAAGAGCTGTGAGACCGACTCACTCATCAACTTCTTTGCCAAATCAG CTTACCGTGCCATATTGAACCAGCCTCTAAAGAATGTGAAGGAGATCCTGGTCAACCAGACAGCCCACATGCTGGCCTGCTACAGGAAGAACTGCGCCAGCCCCTCCGCTGCCAGCCAG CTGATCCTGCCTGATGCCATGAAGGTGTTCCCAGTCTACATGAACAGCCTGATGAAAACTGCACCTCTGGTCGGCAGCACAGAGCTCTCCACGGACGACAGGGCTCACCAGAGACTGTCGGTCATGGCAATGGGGGTGGAGGAAAGTCAGCTGCTGCTCTATCCACGACTCATCCCACTG CACAACATAGACGTGAACAGCGAGGCTCTGCCAGCTCCAGTGCGCTGCTCCGAGGAGCGTCTGGCCGACTCTGGCATGTTCCTGCTGGAGAACGGCCACTCCATGTTTCTGTGGCTGGGCCAAGCAAGCCCGCCAGACCACATCCAGGGCATCTTTAACCTACCCTCCCTCGCCCACCTGCAAGGACACATG TGTGCGCTGCCAGAGCTGGACAACCCACTGTCAAATAAGGTCCGATCCATCATCAGTGGCCTTCTTGAAAAGAGGCCAAACTCCATGAAA CTCCAAATTGTCAGGCAGAAGGACAAGCCTGAGATGTTGTTCCGTCAGTTCCTGGTGGAGGATAAAGGCCTGCACGGCGGAGCTTCCTACATGGACTTCCTTTGCTACGTTCACCGGGAAATCAGGCAGCTGCTCACTTAA
- the sec24d gene encoding protein transport protein Sec24D isoform X1, which produces MSQQGYVAAPPYSQAQPRMGGYQGGFGPGPAQPYGHYGGSPQAFNAPPTGMMKPPVSSAAGMPPPPVSSHYNPNVQQNGAHPQRYPAPPTGSAAYGQPPQSAYNSMASQAPPPGQQLANQMSAMNLNNYAQGPMQSPPPTPNSVAQQPFQMAPPPAMGQPQTPPGPQSPQMPPQMSQPQSPLTNMPIAGPQIGGPPMAGAQMGGPPMAGAQIGGPPMAGAQIGGPPMAGAQMGGPPMAGMGRPFPGPPPPGAGGFQQPGPGAAGPLGYPQQAGPFGGMAGPQPGMPGGFPGAPAQLAGPPQKKLDPDSIPSTTQVIEDDQAKQGGQVFNTNIRGQVPPLVTTDFTVQDQGNASPRFMRCTSYSLPCTIDLAKQCQVPLATIIKPFASLPKNETPLYVVNHGETGPIRCNRCKAYMCPSMQFIDGGRRYQCGFCNCVNEVPVFYFQHLDHMGRRVDFYERPELSLGSYEFVATLDYCKNNKPPNPPAYIFMIDVSYNNIKSGLVKLICDELKTLLDKLPSEEGAESSAIKVGFVTYNKVLHFYNVKSALAQPQMMVVSDTAEMFVPLLDGFLVNYQDSKAVIYNLLDQIPDMFAETNESETVFVPVIQAGVEAFKAAECSGKLFIFHSSMPTAEAPGKLKNRDDKKLVNTEKEKTLFQPQKGVYEQLSKDCVAQGCCVDLFLFPSQYVDLTTMADVPSHTGGSVYKYNNFQVETDGEHFLRDLRKDVQKSIGFDAIMRVRTSTGFRATDFFGAIHMNNTTDIEMAAVDCDKAVTVEFKHDDTLSEETGAHIQCALLYTTISGQRRLRIHNLSLNCTSQLSELYKSCETDSLINFFAKSAYRAILNQPLKNVKEILVNQTAHMLACYRKNCASPSAASQLILPDAMKVFPVYMNSLMKTAPLVGSTELSTDDRAHQRLSVMAMGVEESQLLLYPRLIPLHNIDVNSEALPAPVRCSEERLADSGMFLLENGHSMFLWLGQASPPDHIQGIFNLPSLAHLQGHMCALPELDNPLSNKVRSIISGLLEKRPNSMKLQIVRQKDKPEMLFRQFLVEDKGLHGGASYMDFLCYVHREIRQLLT; this is translated from the exons GTATGATGAAACCACCggtttcctctgctgctggcATGCCTCCACCTCCAGTTTCCAGTCATTACAATCCAAATGTCCAGCAGAATGGTGCTCATCCACAAAG ATACCCTGCTCCACCAACTGGATCTGCTGCTTATGGACAACCTCCACAGTCGGCATACAACAGCATGGCCTCCCAGGCTCCGCCTCCAGGGCAGCAGCTTGCTAATCAGATGAGTGCTATGAACTTGAACAACTAcg CCCAGGGACCCATGCAGAGCCCTCCTCCTACACCAAACTCTGTAGCCCAGCAGCCTTTCCAAATGGCCCCTCCTCCAGCAATGGGCCAGCCGCAGACACCTCCAGGCCCGCAGTCACCCCAAATGCCACCTCAGATGTCTCAACCACAGTCACCCCTGACAAACATGCCAATAGCAGGCCCACAGATTGGAGGACCACCAATGGCAGGCGCACAGATGGGAGGACCACCAATGGCAGGCGCACAGATAGGAGGACCACCAATGGCAGGCGCACAGATAGGAGGACCACCAATGGCAGGCGCACAGATGGGAGGACCACCAATGGCAGGCATGGGTAGACCCTTCCCTGGGCCACCTCCTCCAGGTGCTGGAGGTTTCCAGCAGCCTGGTCCTGGAGCTGCTGGTCCACTTGGATACCCACAGCAAGCAG GTCCGTTTGGGGGCATGGCTGGGCCTCAGCCAGGCATGCCTGGGGGCTTCCCTGGAGCACCAGCCCAACTGGCTGGCCCACCTCAGAAGAAACTGGACCCTGACTCTATCCCCAGCACA ACCCAAGTCATTGAGGATGACCAAGCTAAACAAGGAGGACAAGTcttcaacacaaacatcagaGGTCAAGTTCCACCTCTGGTCACCACCGACTTCACGGTACAGGACCAAG GCAATGCCAGTCCCAGGTTTATGCGTTGCACCTCCTACTCCTTACCCTGCACCATCGATCTGGCCAAACAGTGCCAAGTGCCCCTGGCTACCATCATTAAACCCTTTGCCAGTTTGCCAAAGAATGAG ACTCCTCTGTATGTTGTGAACCATGGTGAGACAGGCCCCATCCGCTGCAATCGATGCAAGGCCTACATGTGTCCCTCCATGCAGTTTATTGATGGCGGTCGTCGCTACCAGTGTGGTTTCTGCAACTGTGTAAATGAAG TGCCAGTCTTCTATTTCCAACATCTTGATCACATGGGCCGGAGGGTGGACTTCTATGAGAGACCTGAGTTGTCTCTGGGATCCTATGAGTTTGTAGCCACCCTGGACTATTGCAAG AACAACAAGCCTCCAAATCCTCCCGCCTACATCTTCATGATTGACGTGTCCTATAACAACATTAAAAGTGGACTGGTCAAACTGATATGTGACGAGCTGAAGACTCTGCTGGACAAGCTGCCCAG CGAGGAAGGTGCGGAGAGCTCGGCGATAAAGGTCGGCTTTGTCACCTACAACAAGGTCCTCCATTTCTACAATGTGAAGAGCGCCCTGGCCCAGCCCCAGATGATGGTGGTGTCAGACACAGCCGAGATGTTCGTCCCGCTGCTCGACGGCTTCCTCGTCAACTACCAGGACTCCAAAGCTGTTATCTACAA TCTCCTGGACCAGATCCCTGACATGTTTGCAGAAACCAACGAGAGCGAAACGGTCTTTGTCCCCGTCATCCAGGCCGGCGTGGAGGCATTCAAG GCAGCAGAATGTAGTGGAAAGCTCTTCATCTTCCACTCCTCCATGCCCACTGCTGAGGCTCCTGGCAAACTGAAGAACAGGGATGACAAAAAACTGGTCAAcactgagaaagagaaa ACTCTGTTCCAGCCTCAGAAAGGAGTGTATGAGCAGCTGTCTAAGGACTGTGTGGCACAAGGCTGCTGTGTGGATCTCTTCCTTTTTCCCAGCCAGTATGTGGACTTGACAACCATGGCTGATGTGCCCTCACACACCGGAGGCTCTGTCTACAAGTACAATAACTTCCAG gtggagacagatggagagcATTTCCTGAGAGACCTGAGGAAAGATGTGCAGAAGAGCATCGGATTTGATGCCATCATGCGTGTTCGTACCAGTACAG GCTTCAGAGCTACGGACTTCTTCGGTGCCATCCACATGAACAACACCACAGATATAGAGATGGCGGCTGTGGATTGCGACAAGGCCGTGACTGTCGAGTTCAAGCACGATGACACACTCAGTGAAGAGACCGGAGCACACATACAG TGTGCCTTATTGTACACCACCATCAGCGGGCAGCGACGCCTCCGCATCCACAACCTCAGTCTGAACTGCACCTCGCAGCTGTCGGAGCTGTACAAGAGCTGTGAGACCGACTCACTCATCAACTTCTTTGCCAAATCAG CTTACCGTGCCATATTGAACCAGCCTCTAAAGAATGTGAAGGAGATCCTGGTCAACCAGACAGCCCACATGCTGGCCTGCTACAGGAAGAACTGCGCCAGCCCCTCCGCTGCCAGCCAG CTGATCCTGCCTGATGCCATGAAGGTGTTCCCAGTCTACATGAACAGCCTGATGAAAACTGCACCTCTGGTCGGCAGCACAGAGCTCTCCACGGACGACAGGGCTCACCAGAGACTGTCGGTCATGGCAATGGGGGTGGAGGAAAGTCAGCTGCTGCTCTATCCACGACTCATCCCACTG CACAACATAGACGTGAACAGCGAGGCTCTGCCAGCTCCAGTGCGCTGCTCCGAGGAGCGTCTGGCCGACTCTGGCATGTTCCTGCTGGAGAACGGCCACTCCATGTTTCTGTGGCTGGGCCAAGCAAGCCCGCCAGACCACATCCAGGGCATCTTTAACCTACCCTCCCTCGCCCACCTGCAAGGACACATG TGTGCGCTGCCAGAGCTGGACAACCCACTGTCAAATAAGGTCCGATCCATCATCAGTGGCCTTCTTGAAAAGAGGCCAAACTCCATGAAA CTCCAAATTGTCAGGCAGAAGGACAAGCCTGAGATGTTGTTCCGTCAGTTCCTGGTGGAGGATAAAGGCCTGCACGGCGGAGCTTCCTACATGGACTTCCTTTGCTACGTTCACCGGGAAATCAGGCAGCTGCTCACTTAA